From Tripterygium wilfordii isolate XIE 37 chromosome 16, ASM1340144v1, whole genome shotgun sequence, one genomic window encodes:
- the LOC119981276 gene encoding cysteine-rich receptor-like protein kinase 14 — translation MQNLIKFILLSHIIFITINFATAITCYNTGNFTANSIYANNRYQILSSLASNVSANGGFLTTSIGQEPDKVYAFGLCRGDAAPESCFNCINSTSQELMAGCPNQKEALSWGVHGQCLVRYANRSFFGILELEPMDAGYNIADISSNITEFDQIWEALMERVIDRASSGSSRIKYATEEARLTEFQNIYALMQCTPDLSQSDCTYCLKQNVASFKRCCHGKQGGYVQRPNCILRWDLYPFYNASASPPAPSLSPSSPSSNSPPVTAPSLSPASLLIYVFGLWICILLGLLEM, via the coding sequence ATGCAAAATCTTATAAAATTCATCCTTCTTTCTCATATTATTTTCATAACCATCAACTTTGCCACTGCCATTACCTGTTACAACACAGGAAACTTTACAGCTAATAGTATCTATGCCAATAATCGGTACCAAATCCTCTCTTCTTTGGCTTCCAATGTCTCTGCAAATGGTGGTTTCTTGACCACCAGCATCGGCCAAGAACCCGACAAAGTATACGCTTTCGGGCTTTGCAGAGGAGATGCTGCACCAGAGTCTTGTTTCAATTGCATCAACTCCACCAGTCAAGAACTCATGGCGGGATGTCCAAACCAGAAAGAAGCACTTTCTTGGGGAGTTCATGGTCAATGTCTTGTACGCTACGCGAACCGCTCTTTTTTCGGAATACTGGAGCTAGAACCTATGGATGCTGGCTATAATATTGCTGACATATCTTCAAATATAACAGAGTTTGATCAGATATGGGAGGCTTTGATGGAAAGGGTGATTGACAGAGCTTCAAGCGGCTCTTCCAGGATTAAGTATGCGACTGAGGAAGCGAGACTGACTGAGTTTCAGAACATATATGCTCTGATGCAGTGTACTCCAGATCTGTCTCAGAGTGACTGCACGTACTGCCTGAAACAAAACGTAGCAAGTTTTAAGAGGTGCTGCCATGGAAAACAAGGAGGTTATGTTCAGAGGCCTAACTGTATTTTGCGGTGGGATTTGTATCCCTTTTATAATGCTTCTGCATCTCCTCCAGCTCCATCATTGTCTCCTTCATCTCCCTCTAGTAATTCTCCTCCGGTGACAGCTCCATCACTGTCTCCTGCATCTCTTCTCATCTATGTTTTTGGTTTGTGGATTTGTATCCTTCTCGGTTTGCTAGAGATGTAA